Proteins encoded together in one Telopea speciosissima isolate NSW1024214 ecotype Mountain lineage chromosome 4, Tspe_v1, whole genome shotgun sequence window:
- the LOC122659305 gene encoding probable carboxylesterase 18 gives MASPVLPWKTKIILTILSAVTGTVRRPNGTINHRLLKFLEVKAPANNKPVRGVKTSDVTVNANRNLWFCLFTPTETSKGDVIPLPVVIFFHDGGFSLLTTDSKGYDEVCRQFAIKFQAFIVSVNYCLTPEHQISVTIR, from the coding sequence ATGGCGTCACCAGTGCTACCATGGAAGACAAAGATCATCCTCACCATCCTCTCCGCAGTTACAGGCACCGTGCGTCGGCCTAACGGCACCATCAACCACCGTTTGCTCAAGTTCTTAGAAGTCAAAGCCCCTGCCAACAACAAACCCGTAAGAGGTGTCAAAACCTCCGACGTCACTGTCAACGCAAACCGAAATCTCTGGTTTTGCCTCTTCACCCCAACCGAGACCAGCAAAGGTGACGTTATTCCTCTCCCCGTCGTCATCTTCTTCCACGACGGAGGATTCTCTCTCCTCACAACTGATTCCAAAGGCTACGACGAAGTTTGCCGTCAATTCGCCATTAAATTCCAAGCCTTCATTGTCTCTGTCAATTACTGTCTCACACCAGAGCATCAGATTTCCGTCACAATACGATGA